Below is a genomic region from Triticum dicoccoides isolate Atlit2015 ecotype Zavitan chromosome 5A, WEW_v2.0, whole genome shotgun sequence.
ATCCATGGGACTCACCGGGTCTTCATCCTCAATTTGTCGACCAAATACAATGTATTGAGTGTAGCATATTCTTAGCAAGTTGCAGGGCAAGGAGGGCCCAAAAGTCCATGATTTTCATAAGTTAGCTTCTTGTCTGCTGGTGAAGAGGTCTGACACAAAGCTTTTGGAAGGACCAATCATCTCCCTTTTATTATATTACTTTCTAGAATTGCCACTGGCTCGACTTGAAACTCGCCTTCTGGTCCCGTAAGAACTAATTCTGGAGTGATCACTACAGCTTAGTGCCCTTCTTTCTTCTTTAATTAAGACACATGAAAATCTGGATGTACCATTGATCCCGCTGGTGATTTCCATCTATAGGACCAAGTCCCAATCTCTTCTACAATTTCAAATGACCATTGTTTTGGAATGGGTTGGTCACTCTAGCAAGCAAGATCATCTTGTGACCGTTGACCTGTGTTATATTAAACGAGGGAGTAACCACGACCATGTGAAAACCCAGTTAATCAAATGGTAATTTTGACAACAAAAAGGAACAAAAAGGATAAAACAAATGTGGTTATAGTATACCATAATCTACCACAATATCAAACATATATATACCGATATATTTGTATTTTTAAACAACATCCCTCGATTCCTCCTGGAGCCCCACACAGCAGCATGGTGTCGATTGGAACTGCCTCCTGTAGAAGCCCACGAATGGGTACCCTTCAACTAGTTAATCCCAAACTTGGGTGACATGCATCCATGGAACTCACCAGGTATTCAGCCTCAATTTGTCAACCAAATACAATGTAATGAGTCTAGCATATGCTCATCAAGACGCGTCTCAAGGAGGGCCCAGAAGTTCGTAACTTCCATAAGATCGAATGTGTTCTTCACTTTAGCTAGCAAGGTAATATTGTGGTTGTTGAGTTGTGTATGTTAAACATATTTCAAGATTTTGCAACGAGAAAGCAACCACAACTACATGAAAAACCGGTTAATCAAATGATAAATTTGACAACAACAAAAGGTAAAACAAATGTGGTTATAGTATACCATAATCTACTATAGTACCAAACATACATACACACATATGTTTGTATTTCTAAACAACattcctgagagagagagagagagagttcgtcCATGGTGAAATTCCGCCGTGCTCCACTCCGCACACACCCTACAACAACATTGCCTCCCTTCTCGCATGCTCCTCGACTCTAGAGGCCCCCCTCACGCACTAACATCGCCTCCCTCCTCTTTTTCCTATTCACATATATGCTCATGTGGGTGCTACTAACTCCTGCACTCCCGACATGATACACAGACATTCCTCGGTAGAGCCATGGACGCCAACGAGGCCTCAAGTGGGAGGGGGTCACTTCTCGGCGCTACTATCGGTAGCTTGTGGCGACTTCTTCGTGAGGGAACGACACTGTAGTGCGGCATCTTTTGTATGACACCTTCTCCCCGAGTTCACCCCGTAGGCGCCTTTTCATAGATGGGCAGGTACCGCTCAAAACTCATTAGTGTATCGAGACGCCTTTGAGTTTTCTATTAAACTTACATACACAATGATAGGCGTCTCGATCCACCGTTTGGTATACAAGCATTGTCGGGTACCGCTTCAAAACTCATTGGCGTCTTATTTCTCCTTGGCACAGATGCAACCTAGTCTCCCTCACGAGAGTGTTTGGCACCACAGCTGAAAAATGACAAGGCCATGGGCATGGGATTTTTTACAGTGGGACAAAGGGAAAAGAGATCCCAAGTTTTCAGCAAAAATCataactaaccatgcaaatgataactcttagaaattatattcaCTCGTATCGatgtcataatcaactagcgaacaataataacatatatcaaatgccaacactttgtcaaaacaatcatggatTGGGGGGAAATGACCACTCGACCCATGTCCACCTTAGGAGTCAGGAGTAAGTCCTGCTAGGCATGTCCCACCATCGAAATCGCTGCCAAAGCAACACCGTTGTTTCGTGAAGCCTTTGCCCAGGAAATGAAACTGTAGCTTTTCTATAAGTTGCGATGGTTTTGTGTAATTTACTAGCGCGATGCGTTAACGTTATATTCTTTCATAGTTGACACGTGTAATTAAACAATCATTGAGATCTAAAAGGGCCTCTAGAATTttcacaaaaaataaataaataagagggCCTCTAGAAAAAAAACGATCATTGAGATCTAACCGGGCCTAAAACGATCATTGATTGAAAAAAATAGGGTTCCCTCTCCCCAAATATACGTGCGGCTAACAACCGCCTCTCCCCAAAAAAACCTAGGGTTTCCTCTGCCTCCTGCCGGCACCATCGCCGGTCCTCCTCGTCTCTGGTGGTCTTAGGGCCATGGCGGCGTGGTGGATCCCGACTCTTGCATGTGGGAGGGCTCCGTCTTTAGATGTTCcttcgagttttgttagggtttgtgtcttgCTCAGGAAGACAACACGACGGCGTATTTCTGGAGATGAATAAGGTTCTCCCTGCCCAGCACCCGCCCCGATGGTGCGTATAGCATCATCAGTGTGTGTGTAGGGATGTGCTTTCGACGGATCTGTTcttggtggatttgcttggatctGGTCGTAGTGCGTTTACGACTCTACGTTCGTGCGTATTCAAGTTGGATTCTTCCGATTTACGCTACTCTTCAACAGCGACGATTGCTGTTCTGGTGTGCTGGTCCTATgtggtcttagcacgacgacttcccaactgtctattgcaacaagttttgcccggctccggcaaggaaggggtgatgacggcggcgcgtcttcagctcgcttcagtgtttgtagtcgtcaCTAGATGATCTACAGATCTGAatgtaattttttattatttttagtattcgttgtactgccatgccaTACTTGATGATGAATAAATCGGAAGTTTATTCGAAAGTAAAAAAACGATCATTGAGATCTAAGCGGGCCTCGTGTTTACTCGTAAGCTGAGCCAAGCCAGTGTCACCACCCAATTTAAGCGGACCGGACCCCCACTCAGCTGCTACTACTAGAAGTTAAGCAAGTCGGCGACGACGACGACTTCCGCCGCCGGCTTCCTATAAAATCGGCGCGCCTCTCGTCTCCTCCGCCCCACTCCATCGTCATCGTCAGCTGCCTACCTACCTACCTCCCTCCCTCCAGCCGAGGAATCATCAAAAAACAAatgccactgtgattgtgcttgtgCGCGAGCCAAGGAGAAAGGGGGGGAGGGGATCGACGACGATGCGGATGCGGGCGCGGGACCTGCACCCGCTCTGCTGCCTCCCCGTGGACTGCCCCGGCGGGTGGTGCGCCGACCGCTCCCCGTCCTCGCCCCCGCCCGCGCCGGCGCCGGCCGCCGTGGCCGGGCTGCTCCACAAGTGGACCAACATCGGCAAGGGCTGGCGCCCGCGCTGGTTCGCCATCCTCCGCGGCGGCCTCCTCGCCTACTCCAAGATCCGTCCCCGCGCCGCCGGCTCCCCGACCCCTTCGGCGCCCGCGCCGGAGGACGGCCGCCCCAGGCTGATCGGCCCCGCCGggtacgccgccgccgcccccgaggACCGCCCCATTGGGCTCGTGCACCTCAAGGTCCGTCCGCCCGTCTCATCCCATCTGattgatcccgccgccgccgcgcgctccTCTGCTTCTCTTTCCCCACCCGAAAGAATCGAATTTTATTTTTAGCCTGGTAGATTCTTGCCCTTTTTTCCAGTTGGTCTGTTATTAGAAGACAGATTCAGGGAGGTTTCGCCATTGTTCCACTGCTTGCTACTCAATGCCTGCCGGCCATGGCGATGATCTTCAACTGTTAATGCTCTGCTCTGATGATAATAATCTTACTAGGTGGATTCAGAGCAGGTGGAGCTATGCGCATAGATAAAATACACagtaacaaacaaacaaacaaatgggAGCTGTAAAGCTAGAGAGACCAACGCGTCACATCACTCTGAGTTCGGCCTCGGCCGTGTCCGCATCCACTGACTCTACCTAGCTTAGCTTCCACCCCACCCACATCAGAATCATCGACACCCACTTCCCAGATCTTCACAACAAGCTAGAGCTGCGACATTTACCAACCTACAGTACGTACTAAACTGTACTAGTTTACATTTGTTTAGTTAATTACCTGGATTAATCGATCGATGGAGATGGCGGAACGGCGACGGCGAGTGCTTACTGCTTAGTTATGCGTGCCTTTCCTGAAAGCAACTGCCCCTTTTGAATTGGCAAAGCACACGTGAGCTTTCCTGCAACGCAAATGCTGTTGTGGGATCCAACCACCCACACCCAGGTAGGGGTTGCCAGTGACAGTGAGCACCATCTCCGTGGAGATCAACTCACACCAATGGGGCTAAACAAGATTAGCAATGCTGCTTGCCATCTTTTCCTTTTTGCCCTTTTTTACATTACATTTTACAGCCCCCTCTGGTGAAGAAGTATCTCCTCCGGTGAGTCTCCACATATGAAGAATGACACCATGCGCTGTGCTGGGCATGTGAAGCAACCAACTGGCTTCCAGCTGGATTCGCTCTCTCGGGTTTAAACTGGGTACTGATGGGGCCTTGGCATTGGATGTTCTTGAGCTGTTGGAATCTGAGGCATATGGTGGGGAAGGGGACTTTTAGGGCCCTCGTGTTTGTGTGAAACTGTGAACCATCCTGTCTAGTTGTTAGTGCTGCCAGGTAGCCACATTCATACCTTCAACAATTTCAGTTGAAATGATGCGGTAAAGCAAAGGCTCTACAGTGTAGTACATTCTCTCTTCTTTTGTTTACCTACTAGGAGTAATTCTAAGTACTAaaggggcagccccagtgcatgtagctcccgcttgcgcagggtccggggaagggtccgaccactttgggtctattgtacgcagcctttccctacatttctgcaagaggctgtttccaggacttgaacccgtgacctcatggtcacaaggcagcagctttaccactgcgccaaggctccccttcgagTAATTCTAAGTACTACACATGGTTTTTTGTAGCTGTGAACAAACAACACTTTCTGATTCGCATTCCACAGAACCACACAAACAGTTGGCACATGCTTAAAATTGCACATGTTTTGGCAGAAAACTACACATTGCATAAAACAATTCAATTCTTTGGCTGCTGGCTAGTCGGTCCGGTATGCCAATTACACCGATGATTGTGTTCCACCAGTCAGGTTCTCACTTCTTTTACATGAATCGATTGTGTTTCATTAAAACATCCCCATAAAGTATGTCTGGTTTTCTTAAAGGCATATTTAGACTATTAGTTTTCTGCTGGTTGTTCTAAAAATGCATGACTTTGTTAGAATGTGCTCTTTATCGAATATAAAAAAATAATCTGAGGGCATCTTTCTTATTAATTTGGGCAAGTCTCATTGAATGGCGTAGTGTATAGAGAGAATATGTAATCTTGTTAGATCTGCAGGTTTTGGTTGCTAACTTTATCATCTAAAATTTCGCCAGATATCATCATTCCGTGAAAGTAAATCAGACGATAAGCGGTTCTATATAATTACTCCAACCAAGACGCTTCAGCTGAGAACCAACTCAGTTAAGGATCGTGTGGCTTGGATTGAAGCCCTTGTTTCTGCGAGAAGTGAATCTTCTCCCAATGGAGTCTTACTGTATGACCAGAATGATGCATCCTTTTCTACAGACAGGCTTAGAAATCGTATGCATGCTGAAGGTCTTGGTGAAGAGGTTATTAAAGACTGTGAGCAGATTGTCCATTCAGAATTCTTGCAGTATTATACACAGATGAAACAACGTTGTGAAGAGTATTTGAGCTTTCTTGGCAGTCTTCCACAACAGCTTGAGGTAACATTTTCTCAAGACTTGCTGCTAGGTGTATCAGTGAACTCAATCTGCTCCCACTACTTTGATGATTGACCATCTCATTAATTTAACGTGGATTGCAGAAAGCATTTGGTGCACTGTTGAACTTTTTTTAGAATCAACTGTGTGGTCCCTGTACCCTCAGTACACTATATTCAAGTCGCTTTTTGAGTTATTAGAAGAAATTATAATTTTTTGATTAATTCGAAATAATGGGTTTTGCATTTATCGTGGATTATGAAATAATCAGTAGCCATTCTAACTCTGTTTTAATTTGAGTTACATGTACAGAAGTTGAACATGCCAACCTTAATCCAAAAAAGTTCGCCCCGTCTAGAAGAATTAAGGATACCGCAGACACTTATCTCTGATTTCGTTTGACCCTTCCAGCATTGTATAAGTATTACAGTAAACTGTAGAAAGATCCTCATTTCTATTGAGATTTTTTGGTGACATAACCATATTGATTTTATTTTGGATGTGATGTGCGTGATTGCCGTAATAACTACACCCCGGGCATCCTCCCGGTGCTCAGGCCCAAACTATCACTAAATACTGCTTAATTATAATTATTAAGAGGaaaatcagtttgattgacctcaaaAGGCAGAATAACAACAGTCAGACCGGAAATTTTGGCTCTTCCCCTGCTTATTCCCAGTTGGAAACTGAACTAAGCAATATAGAGAAGTGCAATAACCTGCTCTTCATGCTGATATGCTGTGTCTTTCAGGTACTTAATGAACAAGATACTACACACTCTATCAGACCTGAATGTTCCTGCTCTGGACATGGAAAATGTTGTGGtacttgattttttttttgaactctTTATGTTTTCTATGTTTCTCATACTAGAATCCTGTTCGCATCCATGATTCATGCAATTAGCTTCGAGGAAAAATATCAATTTGGTATTTCTAGTTTGATCGGTGTTTGTACCTTTTTTCCTCATCCTCTCAGTTTAAGCTTTTAATGCACAATTTCCAGTTGCTCTCGTGCTGTACCGTTGTCTCAAGATGGATGTTTGAACATGTTTATTTGATAATCTTTTTGTTGTTTGTTGTTAAACTGCTATCATATCACATCAAATTTTGAAAATGCagaatgccatgtttatctgttgAGCTTTCATGTGTGGAGCAAGATAAAAGAGAAAATGAATTTTAGCTTTCTGTTGTTCTTACTTTTTTTTTCTTGACCTTTTTCTATCAGAGAGCAGCAACACGGAATCATCCGATGATGCTGGGATTCAGGAGTTAGATGAATCGTCAGATGAAGATGACTATAACTTCTGTGATACAAGACAAAGTTTCAGTGATTCTGCTGCGAGTCCTGACATGAGGATGAAGCATTCAAATTCGAGCAACGATGTCCAGCAATACAATCATAATTTTGTAGAATCAAGATCTGGCAAGGGAGAGAATGAATGTTTATTGCTGCCACCAAAACGCCGCACAAAGTTGCCCGAACCAGTTGAAAAGGAGAAGGGCGTTAGTCTTTGGTCAATGATCAAGGACAATGTTGGAAAAGATCTGACGCGGGTCTGCCTGCCTGTTTACTTTAATGAACCGATTTCATCTCTTCAAAAATGCTTTGAAGACTTGGAATATTCTCATTTGTTGGACCATGCATATGATTATGGCCTAAAGGTATGAAAATGTCATCCTTCATGCATCTTTCTTgtgatttgtttttttgtttttgtttctgtcttGTCAATGATACTTAAAATTAGTGGTAGCTTTTAAAATTTAGTGAACAACAAGATGTTTATTTCCACCATGACTCATTCTAAATGTATCTTATCTGGCTGATCTGAATTTTATTTGTTCATTAGATGCAAcatgggagctacatgcaccaggttgcccttttttatgCAACATGGCATCTGTTACATTTTTACCAACTCTGATCAATTAATAGTTCACTGTTAGTCTGGAAACTAGCTGGCTATAATTTTTCAGTATTCTGAGCATCAATCTGAATCCAGGGCAACAGTGTGATGAGAACTCTATGTGTTGCTGCATTCGCTGTCTCTGGGTATGCTTCCTCTGATGGCCGGCCCTGCAAACCTTTTAATCCTTTGCTAGGGGAAACTTATGAAGCTGATTTTCCTGAAAATGGAATCCGTTTCTTCTCAGAAAAGGTCAGTTATTGGTAACGATGGAACTAAGTTTAGCAAGTTTCATTCAGTGAGAATTGTCATGATATATTTCTATTTGTTCTCTACAAACAGTTGTAATTTCACTTTCTACTGTTATCTGCCGTTAGACCTTTTGCTGTTACTGTTACGAACTATACCTGAAGTCATTATGTTATTCCCTTCTTGGTACCAGGTTAGTCATCATCCAATGGTCATGGCCTGTCATTGTGAAGGAAGAGGATGGAAATTTTGGGGAGAGAGCAATGTAAAGAGCAAATTCTGGGGacaaacaattcagcttgatcctgTTGGTGTTTTAACATTAGAATTCGATGATGGAGAAATTTTCAAATGGAGCAAGGTAAAAGACCTTCCTGGAGACCACTAGCCTTTAATCATTGATTGCATGACAGGCAGACCGCCTCACCCATGCCCAAATCCAATAAACGATGCTTGTCCAGCAGGTCTCATAGTAGTGAACCCTTTTTTTTTTGCTTATGAAAAATCTGAACTTCTTACTCTCTGTGCCAGGTTACAACAACCATTAATAACCTTATCATCGGTAGACTTTATTGCCATCATCATGGGACGATGAAAATAAGTGGGAACAGACAACATTCATGCAAGCTTACCTTTAAACAGCAGTCGTTTCTTGAACGTAACCCTCGACAGGTAAAACAGAACATAAATGCCAGTTCCCACAACCTATGTGTTTTTCACCTTCCCTGTCATCTCCATAGATCTTACTAAGATATAGTCCTATGCAAGGTTCAAGGAGTTGTTGAGGATATTGGCGGTACCAAGGTTGCTACCCTAAGGGGAAAGTGGGACGAGAGCTTGTACTGCAATGTTACTAATGACGGAGTAAATTCCAGTGCTGAATCCACTCTGCTGTGGGAGAAACATGAGCCTCCAACTAATCCCACACGATACAATTTGTCATCATTTGCTATAACCCTAAACGAGCTGACTCCAAATCTCAAGGTACACCATTGGCAGATTCAGCTCGCTATCTCGGTACTTCTCTCAGCTAGCTCTGATACTGAAGCTCCGTTTTTGCCTATTGTTTAGGAGAAACTTCCTCCAACAGATTCAAGGCTCAGACCGGATCAGCGACACCTAGAGAATGGGGAGTACGATAAAGCCAACTCTGAGAAGCTACGGTTGGAGACAAGGCAACGGATGGTACATCTTCCTTCATGTTCTCCTACATGTTCATGGAAATAACACTTGCGTTCACAGTTCTGTTAAAGGCCCTACTTTCACAAAAATGTCTTAACTGAAGTACTGGATCTCTTCATGTACAGGCACGGAAAATGCAGGATAATGGATGGAAACCGAGATGGTTCGACAGGGACACCGAAGACGGAGCGTTCCACTACACCGGCGGTTACTGGGAGGCGAGAGAGCAGAGGAAATGGGATGGCTGCCGCGATATATTCGGTGAATTGCCCGACAAGAAAACTTATCCGGTTCCCGCTAGTGTGGGTATATAGCTCAATTATGTAGCAGCTATTCCATTTCCACCAAATAGGTGTTAGCGTGAAAAGTATTACTGAAAATATATACTACAACTACTAGCTGGCTTTCCCAATCGTCATTGTGGAGAGATGAGCTCATTCATCTCCCCTGTATGTAAACAAATACTATGACATACGACTATGGACATTATAAACTGTGTCTGTGTCCACAGGCTTGCAAGATGTAGTAGGTGCTATAGCTTGTGGTTGTTAAACCTAGATTGTCAATAATAATATTCTTCTTTAGCTGTATATGTTTTCACACAACCAATGAGTGCCTTGTTATCAAGTGCTTAAGTATAAATCTAGCGATCAAGCGCTGATCAAGAATGTTTGTGCAGTTAACCAAATCCCAGCAATTCTGCCTGGAAAGATCAGgacatacttgacatttttatgttGCACTTATCTCCAAGGTCAtgatatacttgacatttttatgttGCACTTATCTCCAAGATCATGACATACTTGATATTTTTATGTGTTGCACTTATCTAGCGGCGCCTTAACCTCGACAAGCAACTCGTGCATTCTGCAGAGCCGTTGATAAATACCTAAAACATTTTTATTCTGTTCTGCTCTTACAAAttttcatcaccatcatcaccgaggTTCTAAAATAcaataaaactaaactaaaaccCAGTTCGTCATCTATCAAGCATGGACGGCCACTTCTTCGACGTGGAGTTCGATGAAGCCGGCGTCTGCCAGGCGCTTCTCCTTGTACACGTACCCCTTGGCGGCGACGACGAAGATCCCAAGGTTGGCGGTGCTGATGGCGGCGAGCAGCCAGTAGAAGTAGTCGAGCCTCCCCTTGTCAATGTCGTTGGCGAGCCACGGTCTCCGGCCACCGGAGGTGGTCACCGCGTGCACGACGGAGACgagaccggagctgaggaagaagccAAGCGAGAGCGTGGTGAGGAAGAGGCCGGTGCTCATGGTCTTCATGTCCCTGGGGCACTCGCGGAGGAAGAAGTCGAGCTGGCCGATGTATGTGAACGCCTCTCCGGCGCCAACGAGGAGGAACTGTGGCACGATGAGGAAGACGGAGAGCTGGATGCCCGCGGTAGAGGCGGAGAGGCGGTGGCGCTCGGTTAGCCCGGCAACGGCCATGGCGAGGATGGAGAGGAAGAGGCCGACGAAGATGCGCTGGAGCGGGGAGAGGCCTTGAGGGTTGCCAGTGAGGCGGCGAGCGAGCGGCGCGATGAGGCGGTCGTAGATAGGGACGGTGAGGAGGATGGAGCCGACGAAGAAGACGGTGAGGGAGCCGGCGGGGATGACAAAGGAGGGGCCGAGACGGCGGTCCAAGGCTTGGGCCTGGGAGACGGAGAAGGTGGTCATCTGCGCGTAGACGGTCCAGAAGACGATGGTGGTGGCCCACGTGGGCAGCATCCGCACCACCTGCTTCACCTCCTCAACCTCTGTCACTGTGCACACCgcccacttcttcctcttcttcttccccgacgacggggacgacggctCCAGCTCCACCTCTACTATTGCAGCCTGATCAAGGAACCTGCACGTGGATGATCATTAATCCATGATAATTAATATAAGCAACATCAAGAGTACACCATATGATTAGAAACTGAATTAATTAACCATTGTTCGGAAATACTCTATCTGTCTCAGTTTACTCATACTTTGTGTGTTAGAAACATTACACGTATCAAGGAGGAGGAGCCCAAAGGAGTTGTCTGCCGGATTCTAAAAACGTGAAAATAGGATAAATCACACATGGTTAGAATGTCATATTATTAAATTCTACAAAAGCGCATAGAAGCTGTTTGGTTGCACCACATGGAAAAATGCAAGAACTTCTGTATACCATTAGATGCATGGTATAGTTGTCATAGCAACAAAAGAAAATTTTCCATGAGATTACTACCAACTGTAATTTCCTTTGAAATTGCATAcaatatctctactattaaagatcAATCGTTCGGCCAACTTGATGGCGCACGAGATTATGATGTTTAGATTTGATAATAGGTCGGATGGTTTTCTTTTTAATAGCCGTCCACCCTGCGTGATGTATGCCATAACAAATGATGTAACATCCTTTTAGTTCATTAATACCGTGGGAAGGTGTTTAGAAAAAAAGGAGTCGGGGATTGCATGTTTGTATGTCCAACTCCCCCTTCGCTAGCTTCAAACAAAAAACTCCCCCTACCCACGACCCCCCCTCACCCACGTCCGGCACTAACCAAGATCTAGAATATGTTGGGTGTAAGATTTACGTCGGACGTTATTGGTGTTGAACCATTAGAATATGTATGCCCTCATTGCAACGCACGAACAATTAGCTAGTAGACTATAGTAGCAATTTCTATGGTTTCAAATCATGTAGACCAAATAGATTTGTGCAAGAAACCTTTGTTAGGAAGAAAATCCTCCCGAATTCTATAAAATTTGGATTCCATACTTCCCCCTTTAAAGGGCTTTGGAGATGTCTCGGCCTCTCGGTGGATTGGATGATGAAGTTGCTTGGAGGTGGAAgagttgctttgaagttaatgaccATATTGGTCCATACTTTCACACTTTAAAGGGATCGGATAGGGGATCCACTATCCCCATTGTTTTCTAACATAATAGCCGATGGGTTGGTTGTCCTTACTAAAAGAGCTCAAGTCAGGGCATGATTTCTGATTTCTAGGCTGGCTCCTAATTTGGTAGATGGTGTCTTGGCACTgctccaatatgctgatgacactatcTTCCTACCGGATGATGAGCTATCTAATGCAAGG
It encodes:
- the LOC119304285 gene encoding oxysterol-binding protein-related protein 1B-like, giving the protein MRMRARDLHPLCCLPVDCPGGWCADRSPSSPPPAPAPAAVAGLLHKWTNIGKGWRPRWFAILRGGLLAYSKIRPRAAGSPTPSAPAPEDGRPRLIGPAGYAAAAPEDRPIGLVHLKISSFRESKSDDKRFYIITPTKTLQLRTNSVKDRVAWIEALVSARSESSPNGVLLYDQNDASFSTDRLRNRMHAEGLGEEVIKDCEQIVHSEFLQYYTQMKQRCEEYLSFLGSLPQQLEVLNEQDTTHSIRPECSCSGHGKCCESSNTESSDDAGIQELDESSDEDDYNFCDTRQSFSDSAASPDMRMKHSNSSNDVQQYNHNFVESRSGKGENECLLLPPKRRTKLPEPVEKEKGVSLWSMIKDNVGKDLTRVCLPVYFNEPISSLQKCFEDLEYSHLLDHAYDYGLKGNSVMRTLCVAAFAVSGYASSDGRPCKPFNPLLGETYEADFPENGIRFFSEKVSHHPMVMACHCEGRGWKFWGESNVKSKFWGQTIQLDPVGVLTLEFDDGEIFKWSKVTTTINNLIIGRLYCHHHGTMKISGNRQHSCKLTFKQQSFLERNPRQVQGVVEDIGGTKVATLRGKWDESLYCNVTNDGVNSSAESTLLWEKHEPPTNPTRYNLSSFAITLNELTPNLKEKLPPTDSRLRPDQRHLENGEYDKANSEKLRLETRQRMARKMQDNGWKPRWFDRDTEDGAFHYTGGYWEAREQRKWDGCRDIFGELPDKKTYPVPASVGI